TGGAATGAGGTCCCTGCGTTGAATGATTGTCCACACCAGTTGATAAACCGTTAATATTATTTACAAAACCTTCTTGTAGTTCTATGGATAGTTCACATTTATGTGATTTCACACATGTTAATATTATTTACAAAGCCTTCTTGTAGTTCCATGGATAGTTCACATTTATGTGATTTCACACACTCTTTACTACTACTGTTTGTAAAGTCATTCCTTACATCCATATTCTGCACTGATTCTCTGTGCACATTTTTAAGACTGGTACTGTCACAGGACTTCTCTTCTTGTGAGGTAAGGTCAGCAAAGATAATTGAACTACCACTTTCCACACTCTGGATGTGACAGTGATCACTGAAAATAGCAAAGGGAGAGAAATCCAAATAAATATACGGTTTCATACCATCTATTTGTCATACACcatactgaatttttttcccccaactgCAAACAGCACTCCAAGTAAGATTTCAGCTGCTTCCCCACATAAAACTCCAGGATTATGTAACTGTCAGTGCAGGCTCCAGCTGATTTAGCAGGAATTTTGGACAGCTATACCAGACAGCAATGTCTCAGACACACATCTGAAGTTAAAGTTCAATATATCTTATCACTGAGATTAGAAATACTTACTTGCTACTCTCTTGCTCCAAAGATAATGGCTGCAAATCCATTATTGTTTTACCTGTTGAATGCAAAGATAAATATTGTatttcaaaaaacaaagaatGTATCCACACATTTACTAAAAATTACCATTTAAGCTAGAGCACCTCACTGAATTTAACTTTGTTACCTGTGGATAACTCTAGATTAcctctgtttctgctgctgcaataGGCGTTTGTTAAGCCTACTAGGAAGCTACCCTAATatgtatttcatttatttttaaatgaaaaagaaaaatgttgtgcAAGGTCACTAGAAGGGTTGTACTGGGCTTTCTTAGATATTTCCTTAGacttcatttttcagaagtCAGCCTGTTCAAAGTAAGGGTTTAGAATGTATAGAATAACACACAGTTAAAGAAGCAGCTCCACAAGGCATCACCCTTCACatcacactgctgctgttttgaagACACTTGATTTCTTGGAAATAATTGtcattaaaattacatttttatatgaaaaagctgttttagcacacagaaacaaatttaaaacatCAATCTTGTAAGACCAAGGAAACCATTAATTACCACAGAAGCTACCAATAGATTTCATTATGCTCTTCCATTACCACCAATAAATACTTTTGAAGGACCCCCAGCATTTAACAATTGCTTTCCTAGAGATTCTCTGGATCATTGGTTAAAAAGTTTTGCCTGTTTTACACTACTATCAACTTCCTATGtatttatgcattttcttttgtgcttaTGGCTGGCTGGGCATCAAGTCAGTGACTtggaaagcaataaaattataCAGAGCATAACCAAACCTCCCACTAAGAGAGGATCAAAAGATTTAATTGCTAAAGGCATTTCAGGAAAGAACTAGAAAGGGACCAATGGATTAGGGTTACAAAGGGACCAAAGGACAGAGTGTGCAAAGAGATGAGAACAAAGAAcctgaagagaaaaaccaaGAATAAGGAATAAAATGAACACAAAAGTAGATAAATTCTCAACAATTACAGACAGCAGCTgatacacaaaaaaacccaattgcTCTGTCAGTACAGGACAATGACACACATTTcatcaaatttaaaaagtctaacttggaaagcaaaataaagagattttggtggtggtggtcgGGGCGTTATCATAAAAAGGTTGTGTTTCCAGgttctttcagtttttcttagATCTTTTCCAGATCTGAAGAGAAGCATACTAGGATGCTTTTTCTAGTGTTGCTACATCTCAGAGACTCAGAGATGAACATACAAACATAGTTGCAAATTTGTGGGCTTTTTGTCCTAATCATCACTTTCCCCCAAGTATCTGAGGCAGCTCATTCCTCAGCATTCATTCTTCTCCTCATCAGCTCACTACATCTTGCATTAAAAGGTTTTCACTGCATTTCACTGACCTTCACACAACTTTAAAATCCTCCTCATGTCTTACCACAAGTAAAAGTAATATTTCCACAGCTCCAAATTAATCATTAAGTAACAGATAAATGATTTGGTAAGGAAGCATTGAGTGCACAGAAGGATCTGGTGATCACCTgtaatttccctttcttttaaagagggaaaaaaaaatacacattttacCAGAGAAGTAATATTCTCCTGAAAGTAACAGTTCAGAGGTTGTAAGATGCAAGGAAGATTTACACAATGAGCTGTACTTTCCTTTTGGATGTACTGTTTGAACTTGCTCCATCCAAGCAGTGTGATAGCCTACGATAttgggatgctgcagcccagccagcacTTTGACTTCTCGGAGCACctaaaaagaccaaaaaacccacagtgtGACACTCCTTTATTCTGAGTGCTTAGTAAACATGAAAAGTATCAAAAAGTAAGCTTCTTGGAGAGAAAGAACAGATGAAGTTGTTACAGTACggaaaaaaactgaaagctttaaaataaattgatttttatcGCTGCAGTGAAGACCAAATTCAAGTAATTAATACAGTTCTTTTCATGGACTTTAATGAGtctcatttactttttttctgctaggTATTGATAGCCTCAAACCTTTAGAAATTCAGAATGCATAAAACTTACATTAGCTACatataataaattaaaacagtATAAGAGGAGTACAGAGGAGTTAAAACAGGgacaaaacacaggaaagaataCCTTCATACAATCTCTTCTTGTAGccttcttaattttaatttttttaatagcatagAACTGACCATCTAACTTGTTTCTgacctgaaaacaaaattacaataggaaaaaattagaTGTTAATGTGCTTGGATTAATTAAATCCTTTCAAACCCACTactttctaaaattttatttctgcaccCCATTCCGATGGGGCATCACCTGTATCAGGGAATGAAACTGGGATTAGGTCCCTGCTGTCAAACAGGGATACTGATAGGACCTGATAACTGCTTAACAGGTCCTCAATAAATATGTAAGACCACACTTGTCATTTCCACATGGCACATACACCTCATGGGGAACCTTGGGCTGGCCATACATTACAAGTACTTAACACAATTCATCACTGGCTTAGACAGTTTATCTTCATACTGAGgctcacattttaaaagcagccaCAACTAAAGCATTGGGGAGTGCAGACCCATCAGTTCCAATGCTGTTTAGAGCCAATATACCATGATACTTCACATGTCAAATAAGGAGTTTTCATTCACTTTAAAAGGGtcaaaaaatacaaagtaaaaCATCTGATATATCCTGCTGCTGACAAACAAAACTAATTACAGTTGAACAGCTTTTGAAGTGAAACACCAACTATCTTCTAAGGTACAGATTTGCACCTCTCCTATTCAAAAAACATTTGTCAGGACAGCTAAAACAGTAACTCCAAATTTCAACGAAAAACTAGATATAAACAGAGTAGTTTTATATGGGATGTAGAGAATACCTTGTATACTTTGCCATATCCTCCTTTTCCTAGCCTTGCAATCTCTTCAAATTCATTCAAGTATCGTGAAGTCTGTGCTTCAAAGAGAACTTCTTTTTCCCTGATCAAGAAAAGTTAGGCTGCATTAAACTAAATCACAACTTACAAGCAAGATACAGATGTACACATtctaaaaatattcatgttACAAAAAGAAGAAGTACTTTGACATTACCATACTGTACCAGCCCGAGTTTCAGTGAATACTGAAAACCAGGAGACTGCAAGATGCACATATGCCACAAATCCACACTCTGTTTTAACAGAGATGTtcagattatttattttacattgaTGCCTGATAAATCTTGTTTTCTGGAACAGTGGCAGTGACTGCGAGAGTTGTACTGAAGAACAAATTATCACATCATTTTGAGAATGTGACTGCGAGAGTTGTAATGAAGAACAAATTATCACATCATTTTGAGAATTTGGGTCCTTTaccttttttcctgtgtttcagacCCAAAATATGAAATGCACTATTAATTAAATTCAGAGTGGAGCACAGAACTTTAGGGAAGGAGTTAATTTAGCATTTCTACATGCTTTGAATACATACCCAATTGCAAGAGACTCTCCGTTATCAAGTTCCTATGaaagaacaaaacccaacatAAAACCATGTCATATAAAAAGAGTAACACTACTGGCCTTTTAGAGTTCTGCTGGCATACAGGATAAAATGAGAGCTCTAAAATGTGCTTAACAAAAATTAACTAGCTTAGTTCAAGCAGTGAGATAAGCAAACAGGTCTGATTGAGCCTGAAGTACAAGTACACAAACTACAACCTtcactaaaataaatatgagTGTTAGCATAACCAACAGTTTGAAGTTGAAAATAGATGTCTGTCAAAAAAAGCTGTAGCAATACTTACAACACCTTGCCTTTGTTTATAAAcattttgtttattattatttaataaggTACAAAATATTGATGGCTTCAAAAACTGGATTGCACCTATAGAACCAAAGCATGCTATTCCAAACAGCTAAGCAGCCTTTTTgtataattattaaaaacacCCAATCCAATATTAAAAGAACCCCTAAACAAAAGCTCCTTACTGCAGAGGTTGCCAAATACATGTAACAAAGCTTACCCCGTTAAGTACTTGTTGATGAGCTGCTTTCATCAGCTCAGTAATGGCTCTGTTGTGCTGCAGTCTTATAGTACTGAATTCATCACAAAAGACAAAAGGGGAAAGTAACCCTGTTCTTGTGAAAGTGTGACGAAGAACTGCACAAAGGAACAGAGAAAGGTCAGACAAACATTAAATAAAGCCAGCCAAGAAGACCACATGAagtttttaaacaagaaatctTATTTGAAAGACGTCTGAAAAACTGAACAATCCCTCCTACTTTAATGCTGTTTCCGTGCAAACTTTCAGCAATTAAAACTAATTCAATCCAAACCAGAGCTGCTCTACGGGAATCCTTTCACATAATCCAATTATTTGCCATGCCTTCCAGGGTCACAACTGcatctcctcttcttcctcacctCAGCAGATGGGTTATACAAGCATCCACCCATTCACTTACATTTTACTTTTCGACTAATTTTGttcagtgaagagaaaaattcaaagcagGTTCAAAACTATGAGGATGCATTTATAATCAAAAGTGGCAATGTCAAGATTTTCTAATTCCCATCCAAACCCACACACTTGTGCACATACTCATAATAGAGAATGAAGTTGTTCCCTTCTACCATTTAATGTTTCTCATATGGAGTAAAACTGTGGCAAACAAAACCTCATAAATGCTGGAGATGGATACAACTGTGATGTTATAAACGATATAAATTTTAACTATGcaaaacacattaaattttattttctacagtCATGTACAGTAAGGACAAAACCCTGGAATATGCTTTCTGAAATGCACTAAGTATATGCCTAAATGAACAAAGTACTCATGGTAAGTCATataccaaaaaaatattttcaagtatcACACCTTTTTCACActtaaaaatgagaatattgAATGATATCAACAGACTTCATGGCAAAATAAAGAGCTTGTAAAGGCATTTACTCAGATTGTCACAGAATTTTGTATATTAAGTCAAGATGCTACTGCAACTATTTCTTGataagtattttattaaattactcTTCTACCAGCATTTTTAGATCACATTTAACAGTAATATAATTcactctgctgcccttctcaTGATGCAACTCACACGATCTAGCTGGAACAGAACTGTCTGATCTTTACATCTACAGCAACAGTCTGttactgttttcaaaaataagagAAGTTGTCATTGTCAATTTAGTTGATTCAAGGTATTCATCCTCTTCACAGAATCATCCTTGTCCCATTGGAATGAAACCTACAGCTATGTATTGATATTACACTGTAACTCTGCACAGAAGGGTCTGGTACATATTGCAGTAAGGCAGCTTGAGAGACAGGAATGAACTCCTCTTACTAACTTCGGAACAAACCCCTGGAGTGAACGGGGTTGTGCGTGTACATGtggcagagatgctccagcagcgacacaagcagcagctggttCTGGATGGTCGAAGTGAATTTCATAAATTTTTGAGAACTGTTTGCAACTCGCAGCTCCGCCGGCACATCTGAGTCTGAAAGAGAACAGCCAGACGAATGAACTTAGGTCTCAGTACACACCTATTTGCCTAAACATCAAAACAAtgcacagccacacagcctCAACACAACCCCGGCTCACCGAGGCAGCACTCGGGCTGCCACTGAGCGAGTAGCTTAAGAGGCGAATTAGGAcgctaattaatttttttaagtacacACGGAAAGCAGCTACCCGGGGATGCCGAGGTGCCCCGTGCCCGAGGCAGGGGGAGCTCGCACGGCGGCCTCAGGGCAGGGCGCTGCTGAGGGCCTGCCCGCTCTTGCATCACCCCGCGGCCGCCGCTGCCTCAGAGCGCTGGGGAAGGACGGGAAGAGGAAGGCGGCGGTTCTacccctccttccctccctgccagccgGGAGAAAGGGGCGATTTCCCCGCTCGCCCACCCCCGGCCCCGCTTACCGTCAAAGCGCGGCTCCGGGCTCTCCTCAGGGAACTCGATGGCGGGCACCGGCGCCCGCAGGGCCGCAGCCCTCCCGCCCCTCATCTGCCGGGCGTCGTGGTCCGCTCCGCCACAGCCGGCNNNNNNNNNNNNNNNNNNNNNNNNNNNNNNNggggggggggggggggggggggggggggggggggggggggggggggggggggggggggggggggggggggggggggggggggggggggggggggggggggggggggggggggggggggggggggggggggggggggggggggggggggggggggggggggggggggggggggggggggggggggggggggggggggggggggggggggggggggggggggggggggggggggggggggggggggggggcccgcccgGCCCCCCGAGGGCGGCTCCGGGGGCCGGGCCAGCGTTTATGGCCGCTCTTTGAGCGCGGAGCGATAAAACATGAACTGGAGGGATAAACCCGAGAGGGGAACCTTCGGCCCGGGAGGAGGGGACGGGCGGGCAGGAGTTCGCACCGAAGGTCTGCGGCGGGGAGCGGAGCGTCCCCTCCCCTGCGCACGGGGACCGGCACCGCCCGCAGCCCGCGTGGGCCCCGCGCCCGGCCCGGGGGTCGCCGAGCCCCCTCTAGCGGCTCCCGGCCGCGGCACAGGGgcggtgcgggggggggggggggggggggggggggggggggggggggggggggggggggggggggggggggggggggggggggggggggggggggggggggggggggggggggggggggggggggggggggggggggggggggggggggggggggggggggggggggggggggggggggggggggggggggggggggggggggggggggggggggggggggggggggggggggggggggggggggggggggggggggggggggggggggggggggggggggggggggggggggggggggggggggggggggggggggggggggggggggggggggggggggggggggggggggggggggggggggggggggggggggggggggggggggggggggggggggggggggggggggggggggggggggggggggggggggggggggggggggggggggggggggggggggggggggggggggggggggggggggggggggggggggggggggggggggggggggggggggggggggggggggggggggggggggggggggggggggggggggggggggggggggggggggggggggggggggggggggggggggggggggggggggggggggggggggggggggggggggggggggggggggggggggggggggggggggggggggggggggggggggggggggggggggggggggggggggggggggggggggggggggggggggggggggggggggggggggggggggggggggggggggggggggggggggggggggggggggggggggggggggggggggggggggggggggggggggggggggggggggggggggggggggggggggggggggggggggggggggggggggggggggggggggggggggggggggggggggggggggggggggggggggggggggggggggggggggggggggggggggggggggggggggggggggggggggggggggggggggggggggggggggggggggggggggggggggggggggggggggggggggggggggggggggggggggggggggggggggggggggggggggggggggggggggggggggggggggggggggggggggggggggggggggggggggggggggggggggggggggggggggggggggggggggggggggggggggggggggggggggggggggggggggggggggggggggggggggggggggggggggggggggggggggggggggggggggggggggggggggggggggggggggggggggggggggggggggggggggggggggggggggggggggggggggggggggggggggggggggggggggggggccggagCGAGGCGCTCGCGGGCGCTCGCGGCGCCGGGCTCGGTCCCGCCACAACCAACGGCCCCGGGACGCGCAGCTGGGAGCGCTCCCCGCCGCCGCCTGCTCACCACGGGTAAACTCATTAATTACTTTcgcctctgctgcctttcattttGTAGCGAAAGTAAAACCGGCGCGTGTTTGTGTTCCGCGCTGCCCCGGGGTGTTGCTGCTCCCGGCGGCGAGCGCGGCGCGGTGCGGTCGGGGATGGAGCGAGGTGACCGTGCCCGGGCTGCTGCCGGAGGAGTTTCCTCCCGCTGCTTGTTTCTGCCTCGGTGTTTCCCTGTGCCGCGCTTGTTTTTGTACACTCGCAGCTGGAAGTGTTTGGGTTGTACTGAGATAAAGGCGCGTACTCCCCGGCTGAGCGCGGTTCTGGGAGCGGGATCTTGTATAAAACCCTCCTGAGCTGTGATTTATTGTATGCAAAGCGGAGGCcaaacataaatatttagatCCGAGTATTAACTGATGCGTGTTGTGATGAGACTGCGAAAAAAGAATCCAAACAACGCTGATGTAACTCTCCAAATGGGAGGAAAGCAAgtatttgttgtgtttttgctTGTCAGTATCATACTGGGAGAAGTCTGTTATGGGAATAGCAGAGGTGGAAAGCACTCAGTACACATGGCAATGTGAATTTATGTTCAGCAGTGCTACAGGAACAGAACCTGTATTTACAGTGAGCAGTGGGAGAGCAAAAATACCGGTGTAACGTTTGTGCTACTTCACCGAAGAGATGTTACATCCAAATTTATTATATTGAGAGTTTTTGAAAAAGTGGTGGATCTGAGTTATTCATGACATCCGTTGATATTTGCAGGTAGCTAGTGTTTGATATCTGGTAATCAGTTGTCAAAATTAATTAGCAAACTAATCAGTGCTGCTCAGttgtcaaaaataaatttaaaaatatgtgagGCTCCCCTCATTGGTCAGTATAAGGCCAAAGCTTTTTTGTGATTATATTCTTCTGTTTGCTTGTCACTGCAGTCTTGATTCTGGTTTTTGTCCTGCAAATAAGTTCCTAGCATGTTGTTGAAACCCCTTCCCTTTCCGTCAGGTAAAGGAGATGTCACCAGTATCTGCAAGTTGGAGTCTGGATCTTACCTGAAAATCACTAAGCCCAAGAACTGTCATCTTAGTCTTTGAAATGGACAAGGATGTCCtcatttttcagtaaaatgagtaaatttttcttttttttttctgtaatcatctttaaaatggaaagtgtGTACAAAGTagattttaaattgaaaatttagaggggaaaaaaaatctaattaaagGTTCCACACATAATTTATCTTTTGTGGGACTAGAAGTTCTGCGgtttgctgtgctttgtttaATCTACACAAAGTTTTATCATTAGCAATCAAATTGTGCCATGAATCTGAAACTGCTTCATGCTTTGTTCTCTCAGTTGTTTCAGTATTACATAGCAGGTTATACTTTAAACACTCAGTTAAGTTTATAGTTTCCCTAAACTTAAAAAGCCCTACATTATATAGTATGATAGGAGGAAAAATTTACATATAGGGGTTGATAATTGATCATGTAATTATTCAGCAGCTTACTGTGCACACAAAATTACACATATTTAAAGAGGTACCATCTAGAAACATAATCAGCACTTTATAAAGGACTTAGTATCAGTTCTTGATTTATTCTTCAGGGCCGAGGattagttttgctttcttttgcgGTCATCgttttctttttatagtttacattcctcttttgtttttccctagTAAAACAACTTCACATAAGAAGTAAAAAAGATGCTTTTGTATTCAACTTCTTGGTTTCTAAGTGAGCATTGTAAATGTTGGGTGCAAAATACTGCAAGGAGTGCTGCCAAAAGCGTATCCAAACAAATACTTCTTGGAAGGGCAGAAGAAATCCAGGTGGAAATAAATTTGCAAgtgttttcttgctctttttttcccagatttctcaGAGCTGTATCCCATGCTCTGTGTCATCAGGGGTGTGTGgttcccaggagcaggaaaatgttGGCCAGACAATTCCTCCTGGATCTCAACAGGCCAGCACTTGATTGTGCCACTTCTTTTAACAAAAAGATCTTGGTAAATATAGTGGTTTAAAATCCTATGAAAGTGTAAGAAATGCCACCAGTCATTAGCTCAGCAGCAGCTAATAACAATATTGATACagttttgatggaaaaaaatctactttgtGCATTTAGTTGTGCATTgggtggaattttttttttttttttttttttttttttttttttttttttttttttttacttttgaggGTTTGTTCCCTTGTTTGTGATGATTCTGAGCTGTTTAGTTCTTCTAGTTCTTTGAGGCTAAGTGACAGTATTTCTCTTAGTCTTTCCTTTCTGGAATACTTTGGACGTTCTCATGTAAAACAGAACTTTTGCCTTGTTACAGATATGAACAATGACCATAGTTAACAAGCCAAAATCTTCAAAGTCTAAAAAATCTTCCTCGAGACGGTCTGACAAATCTATGAAACCCCGTACTAAAAAAATGACGTCACGCACTGCAAGTTTGGGCCGGGTACCTCCTACAGAAGATCCAAACAAAGTCTCTGTGGACAAAGGTCCTGGGGGGCATATTTATTGTAGATCATCTCAAAAATCAAAGCCTTTTGCCCAAAGAGATCTAGGTAAgtgttttctgtcctttttgtTAAAAGCAAAACCGAAGTAGAAGCAGATTTCAGTTGTTGCATTGCTATAAAATGAGATTACAGTGAATCAAGAGTTCAGCCACAGACTTCAATTTTGTGCATCCCCtaaggcagctgcagggataGGTGTTGCAGAACTTGGGTTTATCTATTTACAATTGATttgtaaagtattttttatttatgtatggGGAGCTTTTCATAACCCACAGATGTACCTAGGTCTCTTCTGTTCTGGAGAGAAGAGTACATTTTTCCATGTCTATTCATGGCTTCCATTATTCACAAGTCTTTGAATAATAACACTGCACAGGAAGAGATCTGATATCTATGGGGTTACTTTCTGTGCTGCTTACTTGTTTGTCTGTCTGAGTTCTTACTGCATAACCACAAGTGTGAGTTTGTGGTTTAAGTTACaataagggaaaaaacccaataattTAATTAAGAGATTAAAGGATATAGAGATAAAGAAAATGGGTACTAAAATCAGAGTGGTAGTTTGTGTCTTTCATTAGAAGAATTAAAACAGATGAATAAACTATTGTCCAAAAGAGAGTATTGACCAGCAAATTCACAGTGTTAAAGCTGTGCATCACgtgttgctgtgttttggagTAGAGCTGGTTcttcaggctgctcctgcagaatcCTACTTTTTACATACCctctttaaaacaaatgcaGTACAActcttttgaaaatacaaatttcttgCAGTTGTTAATGATGGGATTGCTCCGCCACAAAGAATTCTTTTTCCGCCTGAGAAAATCTGTATGGATTGGCAACAAACACAGAGTGTTGGAGTTGGACTGCAGAACCTTGGCAACACATGTTTCCTTAATTCTACTCTCCAGTGTTTGACCTACACGCCTCCTCTTGCCAATTACATGCTTTCACTTGAGCACACCAAGTCATGTGAGTATTTTCTAACTCTGTAAATCTGTTGGACAGCTCCAGAGGTGAAAGAAAAACGggttctgtgaagaaaattcttAGTTTCCTATTTTATAGAAGTAGTTCTTGAGTGAGAtcttaaaggtatttttcagcCTAAATGGTTCTATGGTTCTGCTAACAGGAGGCTCAGAATTATAGGAGGCATATAAAGTGAATTTGTTAATTTAATGTGCCACAGtaaaacttaaagaaaaaataatttcttgcttCATGTGAATAATCAAGTACATTGTAAAGTGAGGCATTTGATGAACATTTGGCATTTGGGTCTCCTGCTGGTAGAAAGGTGATAAAATTTAGGATGTTGGTGTTGAAGATTCTTCACAGCTGATATACTGCAGTGCACTAATGCTGTGATAAATTACTTTCCATGTTGGcgcattaaaaaacccaaacattttagGAAGCACCACCAACTAATCTCTTATAAACTCAAGTAGAAATCTGGGGGAGACTGTATGAAAATTTAGGCTGATTTTGTTCTGAATAAttaagtttgtattttttaaagcctgGAATTTGTGTTcattgaattttgtttttatacttGACTTTATTTAAACCTAGGGGAGCTTCTTTTTATATCCATAAATGTGGGGTTTTGTTCCTAAGGCACTTTTCTAGTCTGGTATCTTAATATTTACTCCTagaagttttgttttattcccatatataaaaattatttcagttaagaatcatggaatcattgaaAGGAACCTTCAAAATTATTTAGTTCCaatctcctgccatgggcagggacacatttcaGTGGGactgttccaggccaggttggatgggcctTTAAGCAGCCTGGTCTGTGATTTAATGAGTTTTATTAGTTTTATTCTGTACAGTTCTGCATAATAAAATGGCACAAAACTGTTTGGGTATTGACACCTTAGTAGGAGAGAATGTACCACAGAGAGTGGACATTGCACCCACAACttagattattattattttggggTGGAGTTTTTTTTAGCAATGTGTATTTGACTAGAATGAGATGCTTTCTTCTTTCACTAGGTCATGTAGAAGGATTCTGTATGATGTGCACAATGGAAAGTCACATCAACCAGGTCCTGTGTTGCTCTAATAATGCCATCAAGCCCACGTCTGTTATCAATGGCCTTAAAAGTAAGTAGTTTGATataggtttatttttaagttttaaaattttacagtgAGTTATTTGATgcatgtaaataattttgttacttTAAAGAAGAGGTGGTTTAGAAATGTATGGTTTCTTTCATTCTATAAGAAATAAATGTGTGATAACCTTTTCATTTCTTAGGaataggaaaacatttccattttggcAGTCAAGAGGATGCACATGAATTTTTATGCTTCACTGTTGATGCTTTACAGAAAGCTTGCTTGAATGGAAGCACCAAGTAAgcataaattaattaaatttcattttttcctagCCCCTCTTACTACTTTATTTACTATCGTGGATTAAAACCTATctc
This genomic stretch from Ficedula albicollis isolate OC2 chromosome 14, FicAlb1.5, whole genome shotgun sequence harbors:
- the EIF2AK1 gene encoding eukaryotic translation initiation factor 2-alpha kinase 1 encodes the protein MRGGRAAALRAPVPAIEFPEESPEPRFDDSDVPAELRVANSSQKFMKFTSTIQNQLLLVSLLEHLCHMYTHNPVHSRGLFRILRHTFTRTGLLSPFVFCDEFSTIRLQHNRAITELMKAAHQQVLNGELDNGESLAIGEKEVLFEAQTSRYLNEFEEIARLGKGGYGKVYKVRNKLDGQFYAIKKIKIKKATRRDCMKVLREVKVLAGLQHPNIVGYHTAWMEQVQTVHPKGKTIMDLQPLSLEQESSNDHCHIQSVESGSSIIFADLTSQEEKSCDSTSLKNVHRESVQNMDVRNDFTNSSSKECVKSHKCELSIELQEGFVNNINGLSTGVDNHSTQGPHSSLDQDARTESESSSESKSCSEGCSKNEVALCGEFEVEYHLMLHIQMQLCETSLWDWITDRNKRCNKRSEDTSSPYHLVDVHWTMKIFQEVVEGVCYIHSMGVMHRDIKPRNIFLHGSHHQVKIGDFGLACKDLLWDDGDQFQTERINGLTHTSGVGTCLYASPEQLQGSHYDFKSDMYSMGVILLELFQPFGTEMERTEVLTHLRTGQIPHTFSKKWPTQAKYVKLLTSPRAAERPTAAQLRDSELFHTTDQVISNLQQKVQQQEEEIEKLRETIRLLSEEQDEQTKLGSPV